One Oryza glaberrima chromosome 10, OglaRS2, whole genome shotgun sequence DNA segment encodes these proteins:
- the LOC127752904 gene encoding peptide methionine sulfoxide reductase A4, chloroplastic, translated as MPPLLASTSSTSPLLLASRLRGGGGCGCGGAPLLYRTRRGFLAPSTTTTQTTRTSFAAMSWLGKLGLGGLGGSPRASAASAALAQGPDEDRPAAGNEFAQFGAGCFWGVELAFQRVPGVTRTEVGYSQGNLHDPTYEDVCTGATYHNEVVRVHYDVSACKFDDLLDVFWARHDPTTPNRQGNDVGTQYRSGIYYYTPEQEKAARESLEKQQKLLNRTIVTEILPAKRFYRAEEYHQQYLAKGGRFGFRQSAEKGCNDPIRCYG; from the exons atgcctcctctcctcgcctccacctcctccacgtcccctctcctcctcgcctctcgcctccgcggaggcggcggctgcggctgcggcggcgcccctCTCCTCTACCGGACGCGCCGCGGCTTCCTCGCgccgagcaccaccaccacccagaCGACGAGGACGAGTTTCGCGGCGATGAGCTGGCTCGGGAAGCTGGGGCTGGGCGGGCTGGGGGGAAGCCcgcgggcgtcggcggcgtcggcggcgctggcgcAGGGCCCCGATGAGGACCGCCCGGCGGCCGGGAACGAGTTCGCGCAGTTCGGCGCCGGGTGCTTCTGGGGCGTGGAGCTCGCGTTCCAGCGCGTCCCCGGCGTGACTCGCACCGAGGTGGGATACAGCCAGGGGAACCTCCACGACCCGACCTACGAGGACGTCTGCACCGGCGCCACCTACCACAACGAGGTCGTCCGCGTCCACTACGACGTCTCCGCCTGCAAGTTCGACGACCTCCTCGACGTCTTCTGGGCGCGCCACGATCCCACCACGCCCAACCGCCAG GGTAATGATGTTGGGACCCAATACAGGTCAGGTATCTACTACTACACCCCTGAGCAGGAGAAGGCGGCAAGAGAATCTCTGGAGAAGCAGCAGAAGCTTCTGAATCGGACGATTGTCACTGAAATTCTTCCTGCAAAGAGGTTCTACAGGGCAGAGGAGTACCACCAGCAATACCTTGCGAAAGGCGGTCGCTTCGGGTTCAGGCAGTCTGCGGAGAAGGGTTGCAACGACCCCATCCGTTGTTACGGGTGA